tactttatttGGAATACATTTGTTGtttagaaagaaaggaaaaacatGTAATGTAATTGGGTGTTCAAAAGTTGAATTCAACTTTCTGTGTTTAGTAGGAAAATAGATTTATAGttagaaaattagaattaataatttgaaagaaaattcttttacTAAAACTACAGCATATACCTAAACTCAACTCTGAACCACACACAATTTAACTCTCCAATAGTAGTTACCAACTCAAATTTTCTTAGACTAAATCTTCTTAAATTACAAAGgttgatttaaaaagaatggtACCAATCATAGAAAGTATTTCAACATGAACAGTATGTTTTCGAGAACAATAAGTCATGAATTTAAATCTTCCcctacaattattttaaaaaaatcataaaaagtatcaaatttttattacaattttctctcttccaatatgttgattttgaattaatttagatttgggtgattttgaattaatttagtataaaattaaataaaataattgtaaattacCCATAAACATTTCACAAAAATCTCTCTCTATCACctgtttttctcattttaaatGGGTACAGTTATTAATAaggatgttttcaaataaagcaaaatgaactaaattatttattaatatagcAAAACAGTGTTAATATATACTCATAGATAGTGAGACTATCATCATCTATTTGCCTATCTATTACttactattaaattttattacatttctaaatattttcaaaagacatttttaaatataacaaaagaaaattacaactaatttaaaaatgtagtaaaaactttcaaactctggccaattaaatttttttttgttacatttgaaaatagtttttttttattcataacagtttctctatttataacgacatttaaaagaattttatttattaatttggcttctaataaaaatttcatacgTAGAAGGAAGTAGATTTTGACTTTtgttttaggaagaaaaagaaaaaaatagttagaaagtgtttttttgAAAGCACatgtttttcataaatgacAAGTCCTACCAACGTACCCTCTCAAGTCTGATTTGGACAACTTTTGGTACATTCAATAATCAATAACCTCACCCATCTGATTTCTAACACTTTCctgttcttgtttttgttttctaatggtatcttatacaaatttcatatttttgtcTTGGAATATTCTTCCAACAttatatctaacaaattcttatatgttatttaaaaattaaaattaaaaatatcatttaaaatctttttcacATGCTCCTACATCCCCTCTATTCTACATTTAGGGTTTCAAAGATTTGACAACCCAAGTCAAACTCAACTTCACCTTCACCTTCTCCATAGGTGTAGGATTATTCCCAAAAAAGGTAACTGGCTCAACACAAGTATTTATTTCCTTCTGTTAGACCTATAGAATCtcaccaaaaaataaaataaaagtcaaaGCAACTAGCTCAATCCAACCTGAGGATGGACTCTTTAGTTTAGTTAATGTATTCATATTGGTTAGTGGAGATCTATGTGAAACAAATGCATTAGATATACATAAAACACTTGTGGGAGTAGATTACAAAGATACATAATATGACAATAAGAATATAAGTGTAGAATACATcaagctaaatttttttaagcataatacatataaatgTTTCAATCATTTACTAtgaactttcttttatatgtcCTAAGTCATGTTGTGTtctgaatttttaaaatataacaccGTGTATGTATCATGAGTGTATGTATCATGTCGTATCTATGTTTGGTAGGTTCAGCCTTTGCCTACAAATATGATccattcattaaaaaaaagggatGTTATTGTCCTTCAGATTTAGCCAAGAAAAAGTAAAGCAGCtcattcatcaatgaaaaCTCGTAGTGAAACCTAAATTCAGAATCCTCACAGCACTTTGAGCTTCTTATTGTTATACAAGCAAACTAAAATTATCCTTACTCACTCAGAGCTTGAAGCATATATTAACAATGGAGAAAGTTAAAGCTATAATCATACCAACCAAATTCTTTCATAAAGCCCTTTCTCTTTAATAATCTCAATCATCCATTGTTTATCACTTGCAAGCTGTTTGGTTGCTCCTTAGCTCTTCCTCTTTATCTCCCTCCAacaatttctctttctcatcACCAGAATCCAACTCCACTCCTGCTGTCTTCGGCCCCTCGACGCTTTGTGAACCTGTCATCCGCGCAAGCACGACAAATGACATCCCCCCAAGAACGTTGTTCAAACATCTCAACACCACTACAGAGCTCTTAAATGCCAGAGGAGGAAGCCCCTTGGCCAACACATATTCAACTCCATTCAAAGTTTGATATCTCAAGTTACTGCTAACCCCCATGTGAATTGCCCAAGTCATGGCATTCAACAATGTCGGAGGCGCCTTATTCGGTGTCTCGAATCCAGGATCCATTTTCTTCCTTAGCATGATCAAACCATTCGAGAGTGCAGTCCCTACAAGCCCGGCTGCTAGTCCAACTGCGGCGAAGACGGTTCCTTTGTAAACAAAGGTTCCCACTCGATCTAAGAGTGTGAATGCGCCGGGTTCAAACATATGACTAGTGGGGCAACTTGCAAAGATTGAAGGTAGCCGCTGGGCTGCAACACCAGCTGCTGCAGTGGGAGCTAAGAGATACATGAGAGTGAAATTCAGTATAGATCCGACGACAAGAGTGGAGAAGACAAAGTCGAGCTCATTGAGACCGAAGTTGGGACGAGACGCCATGTCTCCAAGAACACAAGAACTCACACCAACCAATTCTTCCATCAGTACCTTGAAAGGAAATTGTGGATCTGCAGCAACTCTAGATCTCCACCCTTTAAGAAACAATCCCAACACTCCAAAACTTGAtgaatcatcatcatcaccatGAGTTCGATCATCACTCCAACCACCATCACCACCACCTCCACCACCTCTTCCGCCATGGCCAACGCCGTTTCCACCGTCGCCTCCAGCCAGAGAAAGCTCAGATTTTGCTAAAAAACTAGGCCTAGTTAAATCCgcattaaaaagagaaagagaaagagatcgACTCCTCGATTCAACAGCCGATGaattagagagaaaagagaaagccGGAGTGTTGTTAAAACCATGATTATTAGGAACACTGTAGTATTGTCTAGGGCGAACAGAACAATGCAGCTGAGCCATAGCCGCCATGGTTCAAACAAAAATCCCACAAACAAAACCTACCCAACTCCTCAAATCTGAAAAGAAAACAcgaacaacaaacaaaaatttaaaagaaaaaaaagaacatcatAAACCCattatagagaaaaagaaacagaaagcaatctaacaaatattcaccAGATCTGAAAgcagaaaaatgaatgaaaatggaaacaagCCATAACAGAGATCATATGATCAGCATAAAATACATGCAAAATATGAtgggaaattaaaattacctAAAGAAGCAGAGAAGAAAGGGGAAGTTAAGaacaaattagaaaaggaTGGTGAATTGGCGCAGCAGAAAATTGAGAGGGAATTGAATGGAGGCGTTGGTGGGTGAAATGAAATGTGTCAAAAACGGCACCGTTGGACAAACGAATCAATATATAGATATACAGTatatgtttgtatatatatagagagagaagatTGTTGTTATTCGTCAGACGTTAAATCTGTGTcatcatttctctttcttcctccGTAAACCCTAACGAGGTTTTGCCGTAGACATGAACAATTTGCAAAAtcacaataattttgttaactcCAAAGAAACAAATCCGACCTTAGCTCAGTTGGTAGAGCGGAGGACTGTAGTGGGTTAAATTGCCTTCATAGCCATCCTTAGGTCGCTGGTTCGAATCCGGCAGGTCggatcttttttttccccaaatatatatttatccatTTATTTGACTGTATAAAAACTACCCAttgaatatttagaaaatgctTGGCTCATTTTAGAAGTCaagaacttttattttaaaaaatagtttggaATAAAGttcattgtttatttatttagatttagtaATTTTCTAGTTTGAGACACAACTGTTCAACCTCTTAGGAGAGTATATACCTTTAGGCCAATTTCGAATTATGTAACATTAAGTTTGTGTTTAATAgcattttaattctaaatttataaatttatccaTGAAGTTGCTCATTCATTTTAGTAGCATTTTTAGCCTCTctgttaatttttctttcgttACTTACAAAATGTAACTAATACAATACCATAGGAACAATAAACATATTACTGATTTAAAAATCCTAAAATGTCCTTTTCCTGAGCTTTTTTTCTTAGTGTataacattttattgatattttcatcCACACTAACTTCCATATTTCcatctatatatttatcttttaaatcttGCTCATCCATGATTGTCACCACCATTTGTCATCATTGTTGGCCCTCTTTActcactctctctcttctttaacATTTGATCTTCTTCGTTCTTTCCCCTTTCTCTTGTTGTTGCACAACCCAATCTGGAAATAATCCAAAACCAAGGGGCCTCTCCTTTCGGCCATTTTCATATCACATGTTGGGATTCTTGTTAAGTAGGAGAAGATAGAGGAggaaaaaatagcaaaaaataaagaaatgagagACTGCGGAGGGGAGGGAGGAGCCATGAATGGTTGACGTTAGTAACACCAGGTCCTTCGACATCGTGCAGGACATGATGGAGATGGCCACAAGAAAGAGGGATAAAATTAATGAAGATACAAGTTGGTCGATATTGATTCATGTTACCTTTGCAAGTTCATCCATCCAAGCCAACCCGCTTACCCTCCTAAGCGtcgaaaaattagaaaacatcTATGCAAGACATGTTGTAATAATAGTCAAAGGCATaagttttcaacttttcagGAAATGAAAAGACAGAAAGGAGAATCATATTCTGAATCTCGAAAAGCAAACACAAACTGAGCAAGCACTTTTGTATGAGTTTTTGCACTGTTCTTTCATATATCAgtccaaaaatataattgacaTTGACATTGCATACacctaacaaatatcaaatagtATTACATCATCATCACTTCCTAAGGTTTTTGCATCAATAATGCAATAAAACTACACACTCCTCAGCAGTCACTAGCACAAGAATAAATCCAATGAATATATTAACTTTGTTGGAAAAACTGACCTATTCAAACCTACACCCAACTTGAAAAACCATCCCTACTAatactaacaattttttttcctttttaccctctgtttttttttttttctttttttttctttttttcaacttttttccaGTCTTTCTGTCAAGAATATTAAAGGGAACACAAAGAAAAAGCCAACAGAAGGCTCGCCTGGAACTGAAGTTAGCCTCCCCTTTCTCGTAGC
This is a stretch of genomic DNA from Cucumis sativus cultivar 9930 chromosome 4, Cucumber_9930_V3, whole genome shotgun sequence. It encodes these proteins:
- the LOC101209534 gene encoding protein RETICULATA-RELATED 3, chloroplastic; translated protein: MAAMAQLHCSVRPRQYYSVPNNHGFNNTPAFSFLSNSSAVESRSRSLSLSLFNADLTRPSFLAKSELSLAGGDGGNGVGHGGRGGGGGGDGGWSDDRTHGDDDDSSSFGVLGLFLKGWRSRVAADPQFPFKVLMEELVGVSSCVLGDMASRPNFGLNELDFVFSTLVVGSILNFTLMYLLAPTAAAGVAAQRLPSIFASCPTSHMFEPGAFTLLDRVGTFVYKGTVFAAVGLAAGLVGTALSNGLIMLRKKMDPGFETPNKAPPTLLNAMTWAIHMGVSSNLRYQTLNGVEYVLAKGLPPLAFKSSVVVLRCLNNVLGGMSFVVLARMTGSQSVEGPKTAGVELDSGDEKEKLLEGDKEEELRSNQTACK